The genomic stretch TCATGGGTGAAGTGCACCCCCTCCACCAGCACGTCGACGGTCACCACGATGCCGCGCTGCGTGGCCAGGATCACCGCCGCGTCGTCGCCGTGCCCGATGGCGATGCCCTCGCCCGCACCGTCGAGCATGGCGCCGAGGCGCGCGAGGCCGTGGAACTCGCCGATGGGCATCGCCCGAGTATCTCACCCGCCCGCTAGCCTTCCCCACCACGGCGGGCCGCTGGCGCGGCTCCGCATCCGACCGTGGTTCCCGGTGCGGCAAGGAGACGATGTGGCGGTCCTGAACACCATCGAGCTCGAGGGGGTGTCCGCCGAGAGCTGGCGGGACGCCGCGGCCGAGGCGCTGGCCGAGGCGGCGAGGACCCTGCGCGGCATCCGCCGGATGGACATCCTCGCCACGAGCGCCGTGGTCGAGGAGGGCGCCATCACCGAGTACCGCACCCAGGTGCGCCTGGTGTTCGAGGTCGAGGGCTCCCGCTGAGCCGAGCCGCCCGCAGCCGCCCCGTCCTCGTCGACCGGCGTCGCCTACGATGCCCGCACCAGCCGCACGCAAAGGACGACACATGGTCTCCGCCTACATTCTCATCCTGACCGAGGTCGGCAAGGCGGCGCAGGTCGCGCAGGCCGTCGCGGAGATCCCCGGCGTCGAGGCGGCCGAGGACGTCACGGGTCCCTACGACGTGATCGTCCGGGCCAAGGCCAACGACGTCGACGAGCTGGGACGCCTGGTCGTCGCCAGGATCCAGGCGATCGACGGCATCGACCGGACCCTCACCTGCCCGATCGTGCACCTCTGACCGGCCGCGGCCACCGCCGCTCAGGGCGCGTAGTGGCCGTCCGAGCGAGCGGCTTCCAGCGCGAGGTCGAGCAGCCGGGCGACCAGCTGGGGATACGCGGTCC from Egibacteraceae bacterium encodes the following:
- a CDS encoding dodecin domain-containing protein, which gives rise to MAVLNTIELEGVSAESWRDAAAEALAEAARTLRGIRRMDILATSAVVEEGAITEYRTQVRLVFEVEGSR
- a CDS encoding Lrp/AsnC ligand binding domain-containing protein, with the protein product MVSAYILILTEVGKAAQVAQAVAEIPGVEAAEDVTGPYDVIVRAKANDVDELGRLVVARIQAIDGIDRTLTCPIVHL